Proteins encoded together in one Triticum dicoccoides isolate Atlit2015 ecotype Zavitan chromosome 7B, WEW_v2.0, whole genome shotgun sequence window:
- the LOC119336730 gene encoding protein DJ-1 homolog C-like: MLSASKPLLALTSLTAMAIRLPPHTPTHYAPPHRRTPPFRSITRAALSPSTTAMAVSLPPSPKKVLVPIAMGTEEMEAVILAGVLRRAGADVTLASVEDGLEVEASYGTRIIADKSIAACADQVFDLVALPGGMPGSVRLRDNEILQRIMVRQAEEKRLYRAICAAPAVVLMPWGLHKGRKITCHPSFIGDLPTFRAVESNVQVSGELTTSRGPGTAFQFALSFVEQLFGPHAVEDVESTLIDAGLERSTEVNRVEWPFDHKPQVLIPIANGSEEMEIIMLVDILRRANINVVLASVDESTNIVGSQRMKIVADKCILGASDSKYDLIIIPGGPEGAELLHRSTALKKLLKEQKQASRMYGGICYSPLILQKQGLLQDKTVTAHPSIVNQLTCQVIERSKVVIDGNLITGKGLGTVMDFSLAIVRKFFGHGRAKGVANGMVFDYPKS; encoded by the exons ATGCTCTCAGCGTCTAAACCCCTTCTCGCCCTGACTTCCCTTACTGCCATGGCAATTCGGCTACCGCCACATACACCAACCCACTATGCCCCGCCTCACCGGCGGACACCGCCATTCCGCTCCATCACGCGAGCGGCTCTTTCTCCTTCCACCACCGCAATGGCAGTCTCGTTGCCGCCATCTCCCAAGAAG GTTCTTGTGCCCATTGCCATGGGCACGGAAGAAATGGAGGCAGTCATCCTAGCCGGTGTCCTCAGGCGAGCGGGCGCTGATGTAACACTGGCCTCTGTGGAGGACGGCCTCGAGGTTGAGGCTTCCTATGGGACGCGCATCATCGCAGACAAGTCCATTGCAGCATGCGCTGACCAGGTGTTCGACCTTGTGGCTCTCCCG GGAGGAATGCCTGGTTCAGTGCGGTTGAGAGACAATGAGATCCTTCAGAGAATTATGGTTAGACAAGCTGAAGAGAAAAGATTGTATCGTGCTATATGTGCTGCACCAGCTGTTGTTCTCATGCCCTGGGGTCTTCACAAGGGAAGAAAG ATCACCTGTCACCCGTCGTTCATAGGAGATCTTCCAACATTCCGAGCTGTTGAGTCAAATGTTCAGGTTTCAGGAGAGCTCACTACTAGTCGTGGTCCTGGGACAGCATTTCAGTTTGCTTTATCATTTGTCGAGCAATTGTTTGGGCCTCATGCTGTTGAAGATGTGGAAAGTACTTTG ATTGATGCCGGTCTTGAAAGAAGTACAGAAGTCAACAGAGTTGAGTGGCCTTTTGATCACAAACCTCAG GTTCTCATTCCAATTGCAAATGGGTCTGAGGAGATGGAGATCATAATGTTGGTGGATATTTTAAGACGGGCAAATATAAATGTGGTGTTGGCATCAGTTGACGAGTCCACAAATATTGTTGGGTCTCAAAGAATGAAGATTGTTGCTGATAAATGCATATTGGGTGCTTCTGATTCAAAATATGATCTAATCATTATTCCT GGGGGACCTGAGGGAGCTGAGCTTCTTCACAGGTCTACAGCTCTTAAGAAGCTACTCAAGGAACAGAAGCAAGCAAGCAGGATGTATGGTGGGATCTGTTATTCTCCATTGATATTGCAGAAGCAAGGTTTACTCCAG GATAAAACAGTGACTGCTCATCCTTCCATAGTCAATCAGCTCACTTGCCAAGTTATTGAGCGATCAAAGGTTGTGATTGATGGAAATTTGATTACTGGGAAGGGACTCGGAACAGTCATGGATTTTTCCCTGGCCATTGTAAGAAAATTCTTTGGCCATGGGCGAGCGAAAGGTGTGGCAAATGGAATGGTTTTTGACTACCCAAAGAGCTGA